CATCAAATTCTTTGAAGCCTCGCTGAAAACCAATAGCGACCTATGCTATAAACTCATGGTGCTTTTTGCAGAAGAACTGGATGTTTCCGAGCGAAAAATGCGGGACCTGGCGCACATGCCCGTCAAAGGGCGCGTGGCGCAGGCCTTGCTATCATTGGAAGAACAGTTTGGCCAGGACACCGGCGGCTACATTAACCTTACCCTTTCGAGGCATGACCTCGCTGCGTTCGCCGCCTCGACCTACGAAACAGTTTTCCGGGTGATCATGGACCTGACAAAAGAAAATATCGTCGTGGTGACGGGTAAGCAGATCGGGATCAATGACCGCCAAAAACTGGCCGCGCTCACGATGGGGGCCTGATGGCTCCCAAACCGTTTGGCAAGTACCTGTTCGTCGCTTTTTCTATCAGGATGATCGTTTTAAACGATAAAATGCTGCAGGAAAATATCGAAAAAGTCCGTTTAAACGGTGTCAGATCACACGGGTTTCCTTGCTGCTAACCATTCATCAAAGACCAATATAGCGGTGTTTAGACATTGGATTTATACAGCTTCGTGTATATTTTGCGGTGATTATTAATGGCGGCCCGACAATAATCAGCATATACCAGCGTTATCAGATTTAGCGAAAACAAATGGCTTGCTATTTGTTATACCTACAGAGATCATGTTCATGAACAACACATCATATCGCAAACATCGGAACGGACCTGCAAAAAGCAGCCCGGATACTGCTGTTGTGCCCCTTACTGATTGTTGCTTCCAATACATTTTGGCATACGCTTTTATTCAAAGCAGCAAGGACTTCATCAATTAAGCCCCGGCCAAATTTGGTTTGGGGCCAGTTTTAAACGCTTGTTTTTCACTGTCTGATAAAGTTCGTTATGATCCATTTCCCATTCAAGTCTTTTAAAGGGCTGCAAAATAAACGCAGCAAAATACAGTCATCTTTCATCTTGTACGGCTTGTCTGTGCCTGTACATTTTCATTTTGGCTTCTACGCCCAGACCACCAGTAAGGACTTTGTAAAGTAAGCCCCGGACCGATCCTGGTTTGGGGCCAGTCATCAATTGGCTGTTTTTTCACTTTTAAATTATTATTTTATGAAGAAATTTCGTTTCAGATCCGGAATAGGTCTGGTTATCGCGCTTTTTGTTTTGAATACCGGCTTAGTGGCCGCCGCCGTCATCGGTTCCAGCCACCTGCTGATCGCGCTGGCGATCGTGCTGTCCTGTGCCCAATTTTACCTGCATGACCGTTTTGGTCGCAGCTACCGTACTTTAACAAATTATCCTTTTGGCCAGCTCCTGAAGGACCGGTTGTCCTTTCTCCCGGAAAGCGTCGGCAGGCTCTTCGTGAAAACGCGGACCAATACCGAACTGACTGAAAAAGAAGGTTTGCTGCTTGCCCGCCGCTCCAAGAGCACGGACACCACCTTGGTTGAGGATAATCTGCTGCCTGAAAACGATCCCGGCTTTGAATATGTGCAGACGCACCCTCCCTTTTTTTTACCTGGCCCATTGGATCTGAGGGTAAATATCGGCACGGCACAATGCCTTCAACCGTACAGTTTAAGTGTATTTAACTTCGGCGCGCTGGACCGCGGCAAGGTAGCAGATCAAAGCGTCCATGCACTTTCCCAGGCCGCCAACATGTGCAGCTGCGCGGTGAACTCAGGTGAAAAAGGGCTTACGCCCGAACTGGTCAGGGGCGGCGGTGATATCGTCTGGCATATGAGCTACAGTGACCTTGAGCTCAGGAACCCGGACCGTTCTTTTAATGAAACTATGATGCAGCTCATTGCCGCCAAACCGTATGTCAAAATGATCGAACTAGGGCTTTATTCCACACAGGTAGCCGGCCAGGAAAAGACACCCAACGAATGGGCTGTTTTTGCCCTGGTCAGCAAGCTCCGGCTCTGGTCAGGTGGTAAACCGGTTGGGATACACCTGTTGAACCCGGCTAAAGAATTGGTCAGCCACCTGGTCAGGTCAATGGGACCGGCAAATGTTTGCCTGGATTTTATCAGCATTGAAGAGTCATGGGCGGCGAATCGTTTGATGCACAAAGATTCTGAGCAGCGTTTCTTAGAGGCGGTATTTACGGCAAAAACAATGCTCCGCAACTATGGACTACCAGCAAAAGTGATCGGTACCGGCGTTATCCTGACCGAATATGATATCCTGCGCCTGTGCGCTTTGGGGGCCGATGCCTGCTTTAGTGCGGCGGGTATACCGATGGAAAATGGCCTGTTTCAGCAAAAACCAATAGGCCGCTCCGGCTCACCAGGGATCTGGTTGGCCAATTTTCAGCGCAATACGGTCGGGGCCACCCGGACACTTATGCAGCGCTGCGGCTATGAGCATTTATCGGAAGCCGACCCGGCTGATTTTTTCCGCAGGATCAGTGCTTTCGAGGTCGTATCGCTTAAAGATATTTTTTGTCAAACGGGGCGGGAAAGATCTTTGGCGCCTTTGGTCCATCTCAATTGATTTTGTTACAATCCGTTTATTCTTTTAGCAATTAAATTAAAAAAACATGAACACTCCATTGATCATCGTTCAGCGGGAGCTGGACATATTGAAAAAATATCTGCACGAGTCCGTTTTAACGGATTTTAATAAAAAGAATCTTTTGTCGGAATTGGCGTCCGCCCAAATCGTGGAAGAACACGAGCTTCCCTGCGACGTGATAAGCCTCAATGCGGTCGTACACGTTCAGGAACGGCAAAGCAAACAGAGCTTTGTTTTTCAAATCGTGTCGCCGGCTGCGGCAGACGTCAGAAAAAACAAAGTATCTGTTTTGGCACCTATCGCCATTGCCTTATTAGGTTACCGCAAAGGGTCGACGGCCCAATGGGAAATGCCCGGGGGCGTACAGGAATTTGAGATCCTGAAAGTAACCCGGATTGACTTGCAGCAGGCAGTTGACGGATAGATCCGGGCCTGTAACTTTATCAGCGCCGTTTACGCCGTTTTTTTAACCTTAAATCATAAAAAAACATGGGAAAGCGATTTCAACTGACATTAACGATCGGGGA
Above is a window of Mucilaginibacter ginsenosidivorans DNA encoding:
- a CDS encoding Crp/Fnr family transcriptional regulator — protein: MNKPQKGCNLEKCFLCNNTVPEWRETINLHKQNLKFKKGEVIFSEGQPVTGIYFVYSGTAKVHKKWGDDKELIIRFAADGSILGHRGLGSKMVYGVSATAVEPLVVCFVDIKFFEASLKTNSDLCYKLMVLFAEELDVSERKMRDLAHMPVKGRVAQALLSLEEQFGQDTGGYINLTLSRHDLAAFAASTYETVFRVIMDLTKENIVVVTGKQIGINDRQKLAALTMGA
- a CDS encoding beta/alpha barrel domain-containing protein, with translation MKKFRFRSGIGLVIALFVLNTGLVAAAVIGSSHLLIALAIVLSCAQFYLHDRFGRSYRTLTNYPFGQLLKDRLSFLPESVGRLFVKTRTNTELTEKEGLLLARRSKSTDTTLVEDNLLPENDPGFEYVQTHPPFFLPGPLDLRVNIGTAQCLQPYSLSVFNFGALDRGKVADQSVHALSQAANMCSCAVNSGEKGLTPELVRGGGDIVWHMSYSDLELRNPDRSFNETMMQLIAAKPYVKMIELGLYSTQVAGQEKTPNEWAVFALVSKLRLWSGGKPVGIHLLNPAKELVSHLVRSMGPANVCLDFISIEESWAANRLMHKDSEQRFLEAVFTAKTMLRNYGLPAKVIGTGVILTEYDILRLCALGADACFSAAGIPMENGLFQQKPIGRSGSPGIWLANFQRNTVGATRTLMQRCGYEHLSEADPADFFRRISAFEVVSLKDIFCQTGRERSLAPLVHLN
- a CDS encoding GreA/GreB family elongation factor, giving the protein MNTPLIIVQRELDILKKYLHESVLTDFNKKNLLSELASAQIVEEHELPCDVISLNAVVHVQERQSKQSFVFQIVSPAAADVRKNKVSVLAPIAIALLGYRKGSTAQWEMPGGVQEFEILKVTRIDLQQAVDG